The DNA sequence CATgtcaataaatagataaataaaagattctccttataaatattatggaatatatgtatgtatgtatatatatataggatatatatatatgtaggtaTATCATCTTTCACATTCAAAGGGATGATAACTCTTGCTCTTTTGCCAAGTGAGAAGTTGAGGAAATCAATTTCTCTTTCACAATATTGGTTGAAATGAGTGGCTTATCCaccttattttaataatataatttggagtaatttatttttagtcatTATCaggtttgttttgatttatcatcgcaaaatttttgtttgtaatcTTTCTTATCGCATGGGCTGGGACATGGTAGAATTCTGCATTTAGCTTCTTTtgtagaatttttaaaatatattacttattataaaagttatgaccacttaatttttatatttatttcagaTTCACTCATTCGCTAACATAAtgtaattctttaaaaattgaattaatcGATGTTATATATAGGACTAAACCACTGAATCACTAATTAATGATTTTCTAAACATTCCGATATCAATATATGAGTAGTTAGCACCAGACCTACAAGTATTAATCACCCTCATTCCAAGATTAAAAGCAGTTAAGCTCAATAACTAATTTAGATTGACTTAGTTAAATGATGTCATCATCAAATGCTAGAAAATTATAGAtactcaacaaaaaaatatccactaattaattctttattttcaatGCTTGTACATTCTACAATATAAATTAGTTCCATTTCAACTTCATGGAATCCAAAAGTTATTACATTATATCTACAATCACATCCAACCAAACTATTGCCTTTGTATATTGATTAAACATAATTTccttaaacaaataattttctataataaaattaattatgtggATGAAAAAGACATTTATGAATATTGAACCTTAGAAGAAATTAATTGCTGTGATATATATAGGAGTAGCTCTGTAGGATGGTCCTGATTAATTAAATCTTCTCATGCGCATGTTTATGAATCTTTTATAGTGGGCAAATATGAACGGTGCAGCCTTGATTGACTTCACATGCATCTCATTGATGTGAATATACTGTGTTGTTTTGATCCAAGTTGAGTAAAGGCCTCGAAATAAAAAGGAGTTCCATAGAGACTTTTAGGCAGGTTaacattatttttcttgtttctcaTTTTGAAACCAGTCAAACTGATTTGAGCCTCACTGATCTATCTATAAAGTTCACCATTTTcactttcaatatttaataatactaataataataataatacgaataataacataataataatttcaatggGATCATTTGGAgtcatatatattatgaaattcgTTTTATTTGGAGTgtcaatttatttatctaataatttattatttattactaataataaaaataataatttcaatggGATCATtttggattatatatattatgaaatctagtttttatttgtggTGACAATTTGTTTATCCcgatcatttattatttatatatataaaagtattaaGAATTCtaagtattttcttttaatgaatttttacaACGCGATCAAagttaaaaattagaaattttagtTAATGTGAACATAAGATAAGCATAATGATtgtgttaaaaaatttaaacatgaatCGACCATTGCTTATTTATTtcgtattattttaaaaaaaattatttgtgatttgcAATGTTTGACTTTGAATAATATAAAGTGAAACAATCATAACTCAATCTTTACTTGAGTCGACTATAGTTCAGAATTGACCAATTTGATGGagccaaaacaaaagatagtgtTATGAAGAATGTAGGTTCAATTGAACAAAGGTgagatttaataattttatcattattgaGATTAAAAAGTGGCTTAGCTTGGCTAATTATAGTAGTCTTAATAAATATGGTTAAGTTACAAACCCTCAATTTTCAAGTTGGacaagaattatataaattatattaattgtacaaatatatattaaaaaatggataattaTAATGAGGTTggtaatgtatatatatgtttatgttttttaaaataaactcaaCAAGTGAAAGCATTCctctatataaaaataatttcaattgaaAGCATtgcaaatttttattaattaaaatattcaaatgctaCAAAGTTTATATAGGTTTGAATTTCATTGATCTCTCAAGTTTTAGGGAAGATCTTATTAttgtctaaaaaaaaatttccaattatttttttctgcttccttctaattaattgataattattatttcaatataatcaattgtcacaaataaatttaaaaaaaagttaacatCAACTACTTAAATGTAAGAATTCACTTCATTAAGGCATTGGAGACAAAACTCTTCACCTCTACCAACCATATATAagttaatatgaaaaatagaaaaatagataaaaatcatGTATGGTTGGATCATGGTGGAAGTTGAAGTAGTGGAACTGTGGAAGTAAATGAGAGAATTAATTGAATGTCAAAAGGGTTTGAAAATGAAATGAGAAATGGAATATACATGAGAGTTGATGAGCAACTTAGAAATTTGTGCATTGAGGTATGGGCAACATTTACAAGATGGATGACAAGTTGTGATAAGATGGGTCACTACTCACATGATCATAAATTTTTGGAGAGAAAGATAAGATGTGACTAGTGAGATATGAGGGATGAGCACACTTAAACATGTGAATTTAGAGAAGGATGCCTTTAAATTTAGAAAActtaattattaagaaaataaaatgaaaaataaagctgttattataattttttattttccatgtgAAGAAAACCAAACTTTATTAGTCAAATTTAAGTGAACCAAAAACTTATTTAATTGAGCTTGGCCGGGTTGATCTAAGTTTGAGCTTGAGTGGGTCTGCTATAGGTGGATCTGAGCCCAATtgaatgagaatttttttttaaaatataattttcaattaagattaaattacaagattatTAAAGGTTTTTTTATTAGCTAGGTATTAACTTTGGATTTAGGTTAATTAGATTAGTTTGAGCTAATAACCAAACACTGGAAAAGAATGAGATCTATTGATGAGATTAGTTTGGACTCATAACCATACACTTGATGAGATCTATATTTCTCATACCCATATGTTCggtattaaatttaataatgtgtATTAAATGCTATTTACTCTTTCATAAAAATCTTCTCTAATGAAGACATAGAGACATctgtattttgattttttttttttttttacaaagtggGTAAATTACTTTGGGTTAGAGGCTCGGTATTAGTAGGATAAAGTATgttctttgatatttgtttgGGCGACTGCATGATCTAAGAACTAGCACACATAGGTATAAAGTTAATTTTTCAATGCTTGGTCAAAGGGGCTACATACCCAGACACAATTAATTTTTCTACATGCATTATACGTGCTCTCTCATAGCGGAGGCACATAATTAATTCCTCATACGTGCTTCTGGGGATCAATCTTGAGCCTCCTCCCACACATTAGGAACTCTTCCACTCGATGGAGAGATCTTTGGTCTCCTAAACAAAATTTCAtcataagaataataaaaaatacagaGAAAAAGACTTGCCAACAAGGTGATGTGCATCTTGTGTTTTTAAGAATAAGAGCAACTCTtatgttataatataaaataaaatagtgaaaatatAAGATACACTATACTCTATTGTAAGAAAGGTGAAAGTTATTTCATATTAATCCACACCAAAGTGAGatggggatatatatatatatatatatacttaaccATTGGTTTAGACAATGAAGATGTGATCAAGAGCAATGATGACCGGCGCTGTTGACAACCTTTAGTCTTTTCTTAGTCCAGTACTTGTTAGAAAAAACGTCTCATAGATGTCATCAAGCCCTAAATAACAAGGATGAAtgcatttttaacatttaactGACTCAACCGAATAAGATTATTGCTAaagttaattatataattatttttcagatGTTAATTAAAACACTTTGTCAAGAACAAGGCAAGGCATGAACTcaaaaaaacttatataataaaatgagatTAATATAACTTTATtgatataagaaaataagacaccaaatagctatatatataatatatcattgcttaaaacattaaataatcaACACATAGTGCTTTGCTTATTTTATAGCCAAAGTTTTGCATGTAAATATCTTAGTTAGGTCGCAACAAGTAATCTCATATAATTCTCCTTTTACTAGAGTAAAAGACCCTATAAAACTTTACTATTCTTTGAAATTGGTTTCAATTagaatttcaaatatataatattatcttttgtctttttttttatttaaagatataaatcattatattattattactcattaattatacctattttttttcacccatttcttggttttttattattgagtCTTGTAATGAGTTCTCTTGTAGAACTACATTGGTTTTTCTAAGTAAATaagatgtaaaaaaatataagatacacttaaagataaaaattagagattttaaataatagatataataaattaattataaattaaacataagataataatacaagactaaattataaaaatatatgggctcaaaaatagataattagtatttaaaatcatatatattattttttgtatgatttaaaATAGTAAGAAATAAACCAAGATTCACCCTCTTTGCActtgatttgaaaattttagccCAATGTAATTGGGCTTGGGCTAAGATCTTGGGCCCAATTTGTTTGAGCCCATGAGGAACATTGCTCATCTTCACTAAAACCTTCACAAACCGACGCAGAGCTTTTGGCAATCGCCATTGATCCACAGATCAAGCTCTGGAGTTCTTCCGATGCGTTTCATTGTTGGAACAGCCTTCAAATTGCCTCGGaaaccatcaaaatcaaatctttccttcttttcttctgcTCAGAACTCTGAAAGATCCAACCTGGCGTTGGAGATTGAAGGTTGTAGAGTCATCAAGGAAGGGGAAGCTCAGGTCCTCTTGGATGACAGTAATGGCGTTTTCTGCAACAAGGCTCAGGTCCTTCTTTCTCGTAAAAATCATTCCtttctcataaaaaaatgtGCCCTTTTTCTTGGGGTgtttttttgatgttttaattggtTGTGTCGTTGTGTTGCTTAAATGGATTGGCTTGTGTTTGtatagattttctttttaaacttgTTCTCTGGTTCACTTTttgatcattttaattttaaatgtagCTGTTTTTGGTGTTCCTATGGTTTACAATTTATTGTTCTGGTGTTTTCATTGAATACCCATTTGTCAAAATTTGATCTTTTTGATTGGCTTTGTTTGCCTACTGTGATGGTTTTCAGTTGCTGCTCTTGTGAACTTCGTCTCAGTGGAATTACATATTCCTATGTCAAACTAGGTAGAAATTAGATACTTAACTATATTCATTCTTTTGCTTTATATTCTTAATAATTCTTGAATGTTGAATTGTTAATTAAATAGTACTGatcatttggtttgttttgcCACTACTTTGAGTTGCCTCTGAGTAAATTGTGCTTTGGATTTCTGAATTTTGATAAGGGCCAGCATCTAGAGTATACATTGAAACATTGTTTTTACTTAATCAGGTTAACAACAGAGACATGTCTATTGCTGTTTTGCGGACATTTATTGCCAAACGCAAGGAAGAACATGCTTCAAAGTTCTGTAGGGAGAATGTAAATGATCCACTTAAGAGCCATCAAGAACTTAAAGAACCAATGGTTCTTGAGGTAcaatatattcaaaaattttttcTAGGACTTGTCTTATGAAGCATAGCAATGGGTATAAAAAGCTGGCTCAAACATGTAGTGTATTTCACTTATCATTTATGTGTAGGCTTTTGGCTGCTTGGGATTAAGAGCGATACGTTATGCCCAAGAAGTAGAAGGCATAAGCCAAGTCATTGCCCTAGATAGCGATAAAGGTGCTTTTAATCTGCTTTTTTTTCCCTCTAGGATCATATCCTGCCCTGttgtcttgcttcctaaggaaGTTGTTATGGATTGAATTTGTTAAAGTACATGGCTTGATTTTTGAACAGCTTCTGTTGATGCTTGCAAGAGGAACATACAATTTAATGGCTCTGTAGCAAGTTCAAAAGTGGAAGTTCATCTTGTGGATGCTCGAGTTCACATGTTAACCCACCCAAAAGAATTTGATGTTGTATGTAATTCCAGTAACTCTTGTATTCCACTTACGCCATCTTTTTGGTGTTCCTTGATTGTGTGCAAGTAATGATTATTACTATTCAGGTTGATATTGATCCGTACGGATCACCTTCCATATTCTTGGATTCGGCAGTTCAATCAGTAGCCGATGGGGGCATGCTAATGTGCACAGCTACCGACATGGCGGTGCTCTGTGGGGATGACCGGGAAGTTTGTTATTCCAAGTTAGTTTTTACTGTATTTCTTTACCTTCTGAAATAGAACTTTAGTTTACTCCATCCTTATTTGAGTTACAATGGTAGACAGGTATGGTTCATACCCTCTGAAAGGAAAAATACTGCCATGAAAATGGCTTTTGAGAATCCTTCTCGCATCAATTGAGGTATTTGAGATGtcttttatctaatttttcGCTTTATTAATTTCCTTATCCTTTCAAAATTGACCTTTCATGGTTTCATTAATCAGAGTCATGCAAATCGATATAAGCGTCACATTGTTCCTGTCCTCTCTGTATATATGGATTTCTATATCCGGGTCTTTGTACGCATTTTCACGTATGTTTCctatttcttataaatagttCTTTTGTGATTAGCAATTACATGATGTGTTTTTTAATCTAAAGGTCTGGAAGTGCCATGAAGGAGACTCCTCTTAAACTCTCATATGTCTACCAATGTGTTGGTTGTGATTCATTCCATCTGCAGTGTCTCGGCAGAACTTTTACGAAGGTACATTTTTTGTTTAGTACTCATTTTACCTCATTTCACAAACCCATTTCCTTTTCTCGGTGTCCTAGAACAATAATGTGAGATATGCTCCTGCATTCGGTCCTCTTGTCGACAAAGAGTGCGGTGATTGTGGAAGGAAATTCACCATTGGTGGGCCAATATGGTCCGATCCAATCCATAACCATGATTGGGTTGTTTCCACATTATCAGATGTTATAGCAATGAAGAATAGATATCCTGCGTATGATAGAATCTCTGCTGTACTAACAACAATCTCCGAGGTACAATGTCACATTTTGGTCAGTTTCTATTCAATCCTCAAATTTCACCTTGCTAATTGAACCAATATGATTTTTGTCGCTTAGGAATTGCCAGATGCCGCTcttttcctcaacctccacaactTGTCTGCAACAGTCAAGTGTGATTCCCCTTCGGCACTCATGTTCCGCTCTGCAGTGATCAACGCTGGGTATCACATCTCTGGCACCCACATTACTCCGCTCGGGCTTAAATCAGACGCGCCCATGAGTGTCATTTGGGACATCATGCGTTGTTGGGTGAAATATTATTCTACTCATTTTGATCATTCTTTCAATTTGTCTCTCGTTTTTTACTTCTACTAAAATTGTCATGATTTCAGGTTAAAACACGGAAAGTAAAAGATCAACCATCAGATCAACCTGGCGCAGCTATCCTTGCAAAGGAACCAACTCTGCAAGTGAGTTCTTTGCTGATATGCTTTTGTTGTTTAACCAATGATCAAGAACACTATCTAATTGAAATTTATGAACCTCCATTGCATCAATAAAATGAGATTACGTCTGTATAGATAGCAGATAATTGACACAAGTACGCGATGTATCAAGCTATTTTCTTATTAGATGAATGTTAAACTCTACAGGTGAATTTTAAAAAAGCCGTCGGAGCTGTTAGCAAAGCACAAGCTAACAACATTGCGAGGTTTCTTCCAAAACCCGAAAAAAATTGGGGGCCTAAGATCAGGGCAGGAAGGCGGATTATCGCTACGAAGCATGCTTCGATCTTGGGCTGCAAAAACATCGTTACCGATGATACGGGTTCATGAAAAATTTAGGGTGATGAATTGAAGTTGTGGGTCTCCAATTTTTGCTTGTACACAGTCTGCATGCATGTAATTAACTCGGAAATTAACCTGCAAATTTTGAAACTACATAATTGCATTCCTCTCTGTATTgtctgttttaatttttatcttctCAATATTATAATTGTCTCTGTAGATTTTACTTTCATCTTGTCCATTCTTGTtccattgtaatttttttttaaattaaatattttaactatttttagcttatttacctgtaaattttataatactaaattaaatgaaaatattataagatATATAACAACACAACTCCAACAttcatctaaatttttttttaaaaaaattgtttagggaaattaataaacaattttttcagtattacatttttttattaataaatcattaaaatataatcaaacacacaattattataattaagtgaatataaatttatatatatatatataataactaagTAGTTTTTTATCAGAGAAAAGTAACAGGGTGGGGCAAGGTAAAATTCGCCTTAATCGAAATAAATCAGGTAATAAATCACGGATTTGCATAAGTTTTGCCATCCCTAATTCAGATTACTTCAAATTGATTTGTTATATGGTAGTGCTATTTATGTGCATTGTTGatacatttaatatatatatatatatacacacaccagAGGAAGTTCAAAATGAAGGAGAAAAAcgtataaattaaaaatagattaatcCAATAGATCAAGAAAAAGTTGCGTTTGAGCTGGAATTAGAGTGTGCTAATATTTAAGTATAcaagatttttatattaatcttaaatttaaatttaatttattattattttttttgggaaagattGAGACAAAAAAGATATAAAACGGCCAATTCtaatatttaagtaattttattaattaataatatttatttatatgtatttaatttgagaaccaataaaaaaataaaattattattacgtataaactaataaatttattttcttaatgcaCACTATTCATGTATTCTTCCTTAACAAAAAATGCTGATTAATTAGGATGAAAACTATCATACATTAATTCATATATAGATTCCActtaattataaattgacaCACAAACATGGCATGATGTTAAGTTGATGAATAATCAAAtccaaataacacaaataaatatGACATCTAGCTAATTAACTTCATATTCCacacaataatatataaatcatcAACCATATATAACAACAAAGAACAACATATTTAGTAACATGATCATCAGCTTTATTTAGTTATGTTATCAAACCACCACATGATAACAtgcatgacatatatatatgcatgcttatTCCATCCCCTCTTACATAATTATTCATTTCTTGATCTCATGCCTTCCTAAACTGGACAGGAAGCACACTCTCATCATATCTAAACAAACTCAACCAACGTTGATCTTCCACAATGTCAACGTTCAAAAGCCCACAAGTAGGATTACAGTCATTGCACACAGTAGGGCAAAAGGCAAGCCTGTAAACTTCCATGTGTCTCTCTATCCTGAACCAAAAGTTCAGTGATGCTTGATTTCCAGAGACTCCTGTATATCCTCCTGTTGAAACATATGCTCTGCTGAAGACTTCATCGGCTTCGGCGAGCCTCCAGACTGTCGAGAACGCCTCGCATGTTGTCGTTGATGTCGAAAATGCAATGTTCACGTCTTCATCATAATTAATAGTGACAATGTCTTGGCTTACACGAGTGAAGGTCACTGGAATACCTGAGTCTCCTACTTGAGGAGATTGAGCTATACTGAGAGGGCATGAACCATTCCTGCCTGCTAGAGTGAACCCTCCGGCAACGTCGGTGTTCCCGGGGACGATGTAGTACTGTCTGTCAGTCCTTATCGGCTCGCCATCGGTGTCGAGGACGTAGATGTTTTGTGCTGctgtgatggtgatgatggagAGAAAGATTGGGAAGAGGAGGAGCTTGATCATGTTTGTGTTTGATGGTATtaggttttctttaatttggGTGGTGGCAAATTGATGAGGTTGGGAAGGCATGTATTTATAGAGAGAGTTGATAAAAAGTTGATTGGATTTTTGCtttcaattattgttttgacatTGAAAATGAGATGTGTACATATTCATATGTCTATCTTGCTTTAGATGTTGTCCATACGTGGGATGAGACtagttgaatatatatatacaaccatGCAGAAAAGAAAAGTTGTTTGGATTGTAGTCTTGTGTCTCTAGCTATTATCTATTTGAGTTATCCATTTCATAAATGATATCATGCATTACAGCTCTAAAGTTTTGTACACATATGCCGCTCTCCCATATTCATCCTAAAATgtatttatacatat is a window from the Dioscorea cayenensis subsp. rotundata cultivar TDr96_F1 chromosome 2, TDr96_F1_v2_PseudoChromosome.rev07_lg8_w22 25.fasta, whole genome shotgun sequence genome containing:
- the LOC120279283 gene encoding kunitz trypsin inhibitor 5-like; the encoded protein is MIKLLLFPIFLSIITITAAQNIYVLDTDGEPIRTDRQYYIVPGNTDVAGGFTLAGRNGSCPLSIAQSPQVGDSGIPVTFTRVSQDIVTINYDEDVNIAFSTSTTTCEAFSTVWRLAEADEVFSRAYVSTGGYTGVSGNQASLNFWFRIERHMEVYRLAFCPTVCNDCNPTCGLLNVDIVEDQRWLSLFRYDESVLPVQFRKA
- the LOC120279271 gene encoding probable tRNA (guanine(26)-N(2))-dimethyltransferase 1; the protein is MRFIVGTAFKLPRKPSKSNLSFFSSAQNSERSNLALEIEGCRVIKEGEAQVLLDDSNGVFCNKAQVNNRDMSIAVLRTFIAKRKEEHASKFCRENVNDPLKSHQELKEPMVLEAFGCLGLRAIRYAQEVEGISQVIALDSDKGAFNLLFFPSRIISCPVVLLPKEVVMD